The genomic window ACCAAGTGACTTTCCAATTATATAAGTTTTGTTTTAATTATTAACTATTGTATCTATCCAAACAATACCGATGCCTTCCAATAGAATTTTATCTAAAACTGAAATGAACTTTAATTTGTTTGAATCTATAAGTTCCCACAATGTAAATAAATAACTAATAGTTTCAAATCCTTGGCTTTCAAATCTTTTTATTATTTTGTTACCTATTTTAATTGAATCCTTATACTTTTTTTCTTTATCAAAGAACATTTGTTGACCTTCACCTCTTTTGTAATATTTATTATAATTTGTTCCTTCAGCATAATATAAAGTAGAGTCAAATACGTCAAAATGATATTGAGTATCTTGATAATTGTATGAAATCTTAAACGCAAGTCCAATAAAATTTGAAACAAACAATTCTTCATTGTTATTTAATGATTTCCATTGAATTGATGTATCATATTCGAATTCTCTTTTTGTTGGCTCACCCGTAGTAAATTTATAATCACAACTTACTATTTGTGAAATATTTGTTTTATTACTATCATAAGAAGTGTCTTTGCAGCTTATAATCACCATTAATATTAAAATTCTTACTTTCAACATCTCAATTCATCAATTTGCGTATATATCTTCTATGTGACCAGGGTTTCTTTTCATTTTTAAGGGCGGTTTGAGCTTTGACAAGCAAATATAAGGAGGATTTAGTCTCATTTTGTTGAGTGGATTCAGGATTATTTTCTCAGACTTCTTTCCTTAGAGTGAGCCGGCCGGAGAGCTGCGCAGCAGGTCAGCCGCACCAGGCTGACGGAGCGAAGAGCGAACCTCACAGGACGGCGACCCCAAGGACTTCGTGCGCAGGGGGCACTCCCTGAATATTCTCAAAAGGCAGTTGGAATTGATACCGCTACTTTGCTGCTTGGAAATCAGTATCGCAGCAGTTCGGCGATCTTGACTTGGAGTTTTTCTGCATTGAGCAGCATCTCCGCTTCCAATGTGGAATTCAGCGGTATTGCCGGCAGATTGCGTGAGCCTACAGTCACTACAGGGGCATCCAGCGAGCTGAAACAGTCTTCCTGTATCCTGGCGGCCAGACTTTGTGCAAAACAGTTGTCTATCGTCTCCTCTGTCACGACCAGACAGCGGCCATGCTTTCTCACCGAGACATAGACGGTATCCAGATCGAGTGGGGCGATCGTGCGCAGGTCGATGATCTCAATCCTCTGATCGAAGGCTGTCGCAGCATTCAGTGCCCAGTGCACACCCATACCATAGCTCACGATGGTCAGGGTGCTCTGTGCTGGAGATGTCTCAGCCTCGAGCACCACCCGAGCTTGGCCAAAGGGTAAGATATAGGATTCGTCGGGCATCTTGCACCTGGCAGCTTCTGTACCGGGTACTTTTGACCAGTACAGCCCCTTGTGTTCGAAGATGACCACGGGATTGGGGTCGTGGTAGGCGGCCTTGATCAGACCCTTGAGGTCAGCGCCGTTGGAAGGGTAGGCGATTTTGACTCCCTTGATATTGGCGACTATAGTCTCGACACTCGACGAGTGATATGGTCCTCCACTGCCATAGGCACCTATGGGTACGCGCAGGATCATGGACACGGGCCACTTGCCATTGCTGAGGTAGCAGGACCTGGCCACCTCGGTGAAGAGCTGGTTCAGTCCCGGCCAGATATAATCCGCAAACTGCACCTCTACGATAGGTTTGAGTCCTGCAGCCGACATACCTACGGTGCTCCCTACGATGAATGCTTCCTGGATGGGTGTATTGAATACCCTGTGATCTCCAAACTTCTGTGCCAGCGTAGCTGCCTCCCGAAATACGCCTCCCAATCTCTTGCCGACATCCTGGCCATAGAGCAGACATTCGGGATAAGCGCTCATAAGCTCTTCTATAGCAAACAGTGCGCAGTCCACCATCACTTTTTCTTCTGCTTGATCCGGGCATCTTGTCCCGGATTCATGCAGTACAGGAGTAGGGGCATAGTCATGCAGGTAGAGATCCTCAGGGCGTGGATCTTCTGCTGCTCTGGCCCTTTCGAAGTCTGAGGAGACTGCCTGTACGCTTTCGCGCTCTATCTCTTCGAGCTCCTCATCGCTGAACTCATTCCTGAGCATATAGTCCTTGAGCTTGGGCAGTGGATCCGCTGCCAGGGCCTTGTCGAGGTCGTCGCGGTACCACTCCTTCCGCACACCCGATGTGTGGTGGTTGAGCAGAGGTACTTTGGCGTGGACCAGATAGGGTCCTTTGCCCGACCTCAGGTATTCGAGTGCTGCTTGGATTTCCTGATAGCAGGTGGAGAAATTGGTGCCGTCTATAGTGATCGCTTTCATTCCGGGAAACCCCTTGGCATAGTCCACAGCATTACCTCTCCTGATCTCTGTCGAATGAGCGGAGATGTCCCATTCATTGTCCTGGACGAGGTAGAGTATAGGCATTTTTTTGAGTGAGGCCATGTGAAATGCTTCAGCCACTTCCCCTTCAGTGATGGAGGCATCTCCCAGGGAACAGACCACTACCTTGTCGCTGTCAGCCGGATCAAGACCCATAGCCCTGCGATATTGCAATCCCATGGCGATGCCTGTGGTAGGGATCGCTTGCATCCCTGTAGCTGAAGACTGGTGAGGTATTTTGACCCTATCGTCTCTTCTCAGACTTGGGTGGGAGTAGTAGGTTCGTCCGCCGGAAAAGGGATCGTCGCGCTTGGCCATCAGTTGGAGCATGAGCTCGTAAGGCTGCATACCAATACTGAGTAGCAAGGCATCGTCTCTATAATATGCGGACAGGAAATCCGTCGCTTTCAGCTGCAATCCCATTGCGATTTGTACAGCCTCGTGGCCCCTGGAAGTCGCATGTACATATTTAGACACAAATTTGAAATTTGCTTCGTACAAGTCTGTCATCGCCTTGGCAGTCGTCATCAGCTTGTAGCTGCGGAGCAATAGGTCTCTGGTCAGTTTAGTCTTCAAGAATTCGATTTTTGTTTGAATCTGGCGATTTCGTTTTTAGAAAATGGTGACAATATCAGCCTGCCACTGATAGCAGCTCTGTTGGTCAGGAGTGAGTCCCAATCTTCGGTGCCTTCCCAGAATATTTTTTTGAGTTCGGAGAGTGCTTCAGGGTTGTATCCTTTGAGCTGATTGATGAAATGCCATAGATAGTTGTCCAGTTTTTCTACATTTTCAAAAACTTCCTGGTAAAGTCCCTTGGATTTTGCCCATTCAGCAGTTTGCCAATCTGCAGGAGTGAGACTGAGCTGTGTAAAAGCCGAGATACCTATTTTGCGCTGTACCACGGGCCCGATCACAAAGGGTCCGATGCCTACAGCCAGTTCACTGAGGCGGATGGTGCCCCAATCGCAGGACAGGGCATAGTCCGAAGCAGCAGCTAATCCGACTCCTCCTCCTATCGCTCGTCCGTGGACGCGTGCGACGATGATTTTTGGACACTTTCTCATGGAATTGATCACCCTGGCGAATCCGGAGAAAAATTCGAGACCCTGTGATTCGTTTTCGATACGTACCAGTTCATCAAAGCTCGCTCCCGCGCAGAATGTCTTCTCCCCTTCGGAACGAAGTACAATCAGATGCACATCCGGCGAATGTCCGGCTTCTTCTATTTTGATACTGAGTTCCCTGAGCAAATATGCAGGGAGAGAATTGTGTGCAGGATGGAAAAAACTAATGGTACAAACTCCATCACTGATCTGTGACAGGACATAGCCTTGATTCATTTTGGACCTATTGGATGAATGGTAAAGGTAGGTATTATTGCCTATAAGTCCATATAATGAAGTCCTTGGATTTTCCGATGAATGTAGTTTTTCCGGCGCAAGCTGCCTGTAGAGAGGGCATCGTGATACGGATCTTTTCATGCCTGATGTACTGTGCTGCTCTGCTCAGATTCATGCCTGAAGCAAGGCAGTTTGAACTCCATAGGGAGCTATACCCGGGGTCAGGAGTTTTTCCTTCCCCAGGAGGCGTAAGTACCGGCAGGAGTAGGATAGTCAGCGGGTTTTTCTGTGAGTGGAGAGACCTCTTCCAGTTCCGTATGACATTCGGCAGCGAGTTGTTGGTATAGTTCAGTGCCCTTGTCCTTCCATCGCAACATTTCGTCAGAAACGGTTTTGATTTTCTTAGCCGGATTTCCAACTACCAGGGAGCGGGGTTCAAACACACTGCCTTCTTTGACAAAACTCATAGCCCCGATAATACACTCATCCCCGATGTTACTGTCATCCATGATCACCGAGTTCATCCCCAACAGACAATCTTTTCCAACTGTGGCGCCGTGGATGATAGCTCCGTGGCCCACGTGGCAGTTATCTTTCAACCACACCTTGACTCCGGGAAACATATGTACCAGACAATGCTCCTGAATATTGCACCCTGCATCAACCTGTATTTCACCAAAGTCTCCACGCAATATGGCATAAGGTCCTACATACACATTTTTTCCTATACTCACGCATCCTGTGACCACCGCCAATGGGTGTACAAAGGCAGTAGGATGGATGACCGGAATAAAATTCTTGAATCTATAGATCATGATGCAAAGGTAATGTCTGCGGCTGCCTTGTAAGCCTGATTGCTGTCAAAATGTAAGGTCCATGATTGTTAAAAGAAAGCCGGTCATTTCAATGCATTCCGTACATGATGGTACAACGCCGGCAGGCGCTCAAAAAAATGGTGCTTGACATCTGGCGCATCAGTGAAATATCCAACTCTTGGGAGATTATCCCTTATCTTCGTAGGCGAATGATGATATAAGGAAGTGAGATCGCAGGTCAAGAAAAAAATGCAAGTAAGGATAGCAATGAAATATTTTACAAAGAAATCACTGGACTTTCTCAAAGAACTAGAGCAAAATAACGACAGAGAATGGTTTCATGCCAACAAGTCGCGTTTTCAAAATGATTTGGAAGTACCTTTTCGGGATTTTATAGAAAACCTGATCGACGAATTTCAGGCAATAGACCCGAAAATTGTGATCACCGCCAAAGAAGCGATTTTTCGCATCTATCGCGACGTCAGATTCAGCAGCGACAAGTCCCCTTACAAAACCCATATGTCCGCTATCATTAGCGCCGGTGGAAGGAAAAATCTGATCGTACCCGGTTTTTATGTTGAGTTACAGAAAGATAAAATGATGCTCTATGCGGGAATATATAATCCTGACACCAAGACTCTGGAAAAAATCAGGTACTACATTGCGGAACATGGCATCGAGTTTAAAAAGCTGATAGCTGACAAAGATTTTGTAAAAGTATTCGGTGAGATACAAGGAGAAAAATCCAAAATAATACCCAAGCAATTTAAAGAAGATGCTGCGGAGCAACCACTCCTTTACAATAAAGCTTTTTACTATATGCACGAAGTGCCCCAAAAAATTGTGCTGGGAGAAGATCTCATTTCATACCTGGGAGCAAGTGCCGCTGCTGCACAAAAATTAAATGTCTTCTTCAGAAATGCTATCTGAATCTGAACGTTTTTTGATGATTTGACCAATATCTCTGTTGACTGCTATGGCAGCATTCAGCTCAAATCCCAATATCAATATCATCACATTGATCCTAATCCAGATCAGGGCTATGATGAGAGCAGAAATGGCTCCATAAATTTTGTGGTAGTTGCCAAAATTGTCCACGAAGTAACCAAACAAAGTAGAAGTGATGAGTGAGCCTGCTGTAGCAAATACAGCTCCCGGGGAAATACCTTCAAATGGCTTGTGAAGTGCAGGTCCGAAGCGGTAAATCACAGCTATGATAATGTAAAACAAAATCAACAGCAGGACGTATTTACTCAACTGGACGACCACCAGAAAAAAATGTGTCAATTCAAAATATGACCCGATCCAATTGAAAATCTGGCCACTCAGGATGATGACGATCATCGAAATGATAAAGAGCAATGCCAGCAGAAAAGTCAGGAAATAAGCCACGAGTTCTTTTTCCCACCAACTTCTTTTTCTGAAACTGGAATTGTAGGTTTTGTCAAATCCCTGCATCAGTGCCAACAATCCGTTGGAGGCAAAGTAAATAGACATCACAAATCCAATAGAAAGTATGCTGCCTTTCGCTTGAGGCAAGAGACCGACAATGATATTATCCCAAAAAAATTCTTCTGCTTTGTCAGGGACGAGTTTTTTGAGAGAATCTTCCATCGTAGTGAAAAAATGCAGGCTTTCAGGTAAATAAGCCGTAAGTGTAAAAAAGAAAATGAGTGCTGGAAATAATGCAAGGAAAAAACTATACGAAATGGCACTGGCTCTCAGATTCAAATCATTTCTTTTCAATTCCAGGTACAAAAAAGTAAATGTTGTGTACAATGATACTCTTTGAAATCCTGGAATGGTGACATTTTTTGACCAGGTTTTCAGTCCAATGAAAAAGCTGCTGTTGAGCAGTTTGGTGATCCGCCCGGAGATAAATTTATTCAAAATAACTCTTCAATGGTAAAACAATCATGTCTGGTGCGTCGATTCTTTTTTTAGTTTCTGCACTGAGAAAACACAGCAACACTTCTGCGCGATTTATACACTTCCCACTTTCATTAAAAATCTCAGAAACAAAAAGTATATCGTCCTTAGGCAGATAGGGTATTTTGGTATGTACGCGGAGAAGGTCATCATATTTTCCCGGGCGGAGATATTTTACAGAAAGACTCATCACGGGCATAAAAATTTTAAAATCATCTTCGAGATCTCTATAGCTCAATCCCAATGTTCGCAGCGCTTCCACTCTTCCGAGTTCGTAGTAAGCAGCATAATTGCCATAATATACAAA from Saprospiraceae bacterium includes these protein-coding regions:
- a CDS encoding YihY/virulence factor BrkB family protein — encoded protein: MNKFISGRITKLLNSSFFIGLKTWSKNVTIPGFQRVSLYTTFTFLYLELKRNDLNLRASAISYSFFLALFPALIFFFTLTAYLPESLHFFTTMEDSLKKLVPDKAEEFFWDNIIVGLLPQAKGSILSIGFVMSIYFASNGLLALMQGFDKTYNSSFRKRSWWEKELVAYFLTFLLALLFIISMIVIILSGQIFNWIGSYFELTHFFLVVVQLSKYVLLLILFYIIIAVIYRFGPALHKPFEGISPGAVFATAGSLITSTLFGYFVDNFGNYHKIYGAISALIIALIWIRINVMILILGFELNAAIAVNRDIGQIIKKRSDSDSISEEDI
- a CDS encoding tungsten formylmethanofuran dehydrogenase → MTTAKAMTDLYEANFKFVSKYVHATSRGHEAVQIAMGLQLKATDFLSAYYRDDALLLSIGMQPYELMLQLMAKRDDPFSGGRTYYSHPSLRRDDRVKIPHQSSATGMQAIPTTGIAMGLQYRRAMGLDPADSDKVVVCSLGDASITEGEVAEAFHMASLKKMPILYLVQDNEWDISAHSTEIRRGNAVDYAKGFPGMKAITIDGTNFSTCYQEIQAALEYLRSGKGPYLVHAKVPLLNHHTSGVRKEWYRDDLDKALAADPLPKLKDYMLRNEFSDEELEEIERESVQAVSSDFERARAAEDPRPEDLYLHDYAPTPVLHESGTRCPDQAEEKVMVDCALFAIEELMSAYPECLLYGQDVGKRLGGVFREAATLAQKFGDHRVFNTPIQEAFIVGSTVGMSAAGLKPIVEVQFADYIWPGLNQLFTEVARSCYLSNGKWPVSMILRVPIGAYGSGGPYHSSSVETIVANIKGVKIAYPSNGADLKGLIKAAYHDPNPVVIFEHKGLYWSKVPGTEAARCKMPDESYILPFGQARVVLEAETSPAQSTLTIVSYGMGVHWALNAATAFDQRIEIIDLRTIAPLDLDTVYVSVRKHGRCLVVTEETIDNCFAQSLAARIQEDCFSSLDAPVVTVGSRNLPAIPLNSTLEAEMLLNAEKLQVKIAELLRY
- a CDS encoding acyl-CoA thioesterase, giving the protein MFEHKIDLRVRYSETDKMGFVYYGNYAAYYELGRVEALRTLGLSYRDLEDDFKIFMPVMSLSVKYLRPGKYDDLLRVHTKIPYLPKDDILFVSEIFNESGKCINRAEVLLCFLSAETKKRIDAPDMIVLPLKSYFE
- a CDS encoding transferase hexapeptide repeat family protein; translation: MIYRFKNFIPVIHPTAFVHPLAVVTGCVSIGKNVYVGPYAILRGDFGEIQVDAGCNIQEHCLVHMFPGVKVWLKDNCHVGHGAIIHGATVGKDCLLGMNSVIMDDSNIGDECIIGAMSFVKEGSVFEPRSLVVGNPAKKIKTVSDEMLRWKDKGTELYQQLAAECHTELEEVSPLTEKPADYPTPAGTYASWGRKNS
- a CDS encoding DUF2461 domain-containing protein encodes the protein MQVRIAMKYFTKKSLDFLKELEQNNDREWFHANKSRFQNDLEVPFRDFIENLIDEFQAIDPKIVITAKEAIFRIYRDVRFSSDKSPYKTHMSAIISAGGRKNLIVPGFYVELQKDKMMLYAGIYNPDTKTLEKIRYYIAEHGIEFKKLIADKDFVKVFGEIQGEKSKIIPKQFKEDAAEQPLLYNKAFYYMHEVPQKIVLGEDLISYLGASAAAAQKLNVFFRNAI
- a CDS encoding enoyl-CoA hydratase/isomerase family protein, with the translated sequence MNQGYVLSQISDGVCTISFFHPAHNSLPAYLLRELSIKIEEAGHSPDVHLIVLRSEGEKTFCAGASFDELVRIENESQGLEFFSGFARVINSMRKCPKIIVARVHGRAIGGGVGLAAASDYALSCDWGTIRLSELAVGIGPFVIGPVVQRKIGISAFTQLSLTPADWQTAEWAKSKGLYQEVFENVEKLDNYLWHFINQLKGYNPEALSELKKIFWEGTEDWDSLLTNRAAISGRLILSPFSKNEIARFKQKSNS